aaaatatgttagagtttatattttacaattaaacgaaattatatgtcggtaaAGGTTTATAAAGGAAAactaaagtttaaattttataaatgagtaaaataatatGTTGGTTTCGATTTAATAAAGAGTGGttaaaatttagggtttagaatgtacaattaaacgaaattatgctgaaatgtaattttgatgcgGCTTATGATGGTTCTACTCATGCTACAACAGGCGGATGGATAATTAGAAATCATCAAGATGACTCTCTAGTTTGGGGAGCATCAAAACTACCATTTTCAGGTTCACCCCTAGAAGCAGAAGCAAAAGCTTTGTTACTAGCCCTCAAACATGTTTGGATAAAAGGATATACTATGATAATCTTTGAAGAAGATTGTGCGACTCTTTTTAAACTGGTCAATGGACAAGAGGTGAATGCTGCTCTATCCAACTTATTGAGAGACATTCAATATTGGAGATCAAAATTTCTTTATTGTGATTGCACCTTTATAAGAAGATCATGTAATACATCTGCTCATTCTTTAGCTAAATTTGGATGTCAAACTGTTGATTATTATGTGAAATCTGTAATCAAGCCTTCTTGGCTTATACAACAACTTTGTAATGACTCAgtttaaatcaatataatttctattgcgtaaaaaaaaaaaaaaaaaaaaaaaNAAATTATATGTCTATTTGGGTTTAAAAAAGAGGAttatggtttagatttataaaaaagtggttaaagtttagattttacaattagacgaaattatatgtcagtttggttttataaaaaatgataaggtttagattttataaataaaaactataattattttagagttaatgattttaaaattcagatttaagatttttttgtattattagcttttgttgatttattttaattattttatttagataatattaattattttagtttgtttaattaaattatatgaaatttttttgattagcTAATTAAGATGAATAAGAGAGGTCTCTGAGAGTCAATCCAAAAATTTTCCGGATTTTTGTTGGTGTTTCGGGTTTTACAGATTTTctctttataagattttaaacaatgCAATAAACGGAAAATCGGTAATTTCATACCCCAACTAAGGGGGTATGTTAAATTTCTACCCCAACTTTAAAACTGAGCAAATTCATACATTATgttcaataaaatttaaattcactaCCCCAACTCATAAAACGGTGTTAAAACATACACAAGCCGTAACGGTGTTAAGAAACCGTTAACGGCTGCTTACGTGGAGGCCACGTAagaaacaacgtcgttttgagaaacaaaagaaataacttCTTTTggctaaaacgacgtcgtttctgtcttcttcttctcttttcttcttcttccccaattgtttctgtcttcttcttccctttttttttcttcatttctctctctcataaAGCTCTCCACAGCTTCACGCAATGACGCTATTCTTCAAATTTAatcctcttcatcctcctcctttGCTTCTCACATCTTCCCGCTTGATCCTCGTTTCTTTACCAGATCGCTACAGTTTTCCAGCACCGGCGGATCCACTCCGGTTAGTTCGAACTTTTTATGCTCCATGTCTCTTCGGATTTTCAAAATTTCGTTGTTTAGCTTTGTACCCAAAACTTTAGGATTGGTTTGTTATTGGTGTTCAGACTTGGGATTAGAGGATATATAGTGGAAATCGACAGATAGATTTTCGTTTAGATTTATCGCTGAACCCTCAGAATTTGGTCTGCGTCGGTGAAGGAAATAAGGATCGATGGAGAAATCTAGTAAATGTGCTGTTTGCTACAATTCGTTTTGTGCCTCGATCTGCGTAGCTTGTGTTAATCgcatgtatgtttttttttctttttcttttttggaatcaGTTTCTGATTATTTGACATGATAGTAGGATCCTCTAATTCGAACAAGTTCCGATTTGATGGTGTTCTTCTGTAGATTATGTGGTTACtttgtgtattttgttttgGCTCTATGTACAGTTTAAGCTAATACAAAGTTAagttggagaagaagataaggggaagaagaaaaggggaagaagaagacagaaacgacgtcgttttagccAAAAGaagttctttcttttgtttctcaaaacgaGATCGTTTCTTATGTGGCCTCCACGTAAGCGCCGTTAGCGGTTTCTTAACACCGTTACGGCTTGTGTATGTTTTAACACCGTTTTACGGGTTAGGGTagtgattttgaattttattgaactTAATGTATGAATTTGCTCAGTGTTAAAGTTGGGGTAGGAATTCAACATACCCCCTTAGCTGGGGTATGAAATTACCGATTTTCCTGCAATAAACATGTACAGTTTGGTTTAGTATGGTTCGGTTTTCTTCAGTTTATGGTTTATTGGATATGTAAAAACTTAATTAACATAAACTTATTTGTAActttatttggtttctttttgaaacaacccaacccatttttttctaatataataaattactaGTGATATGTCACTAACAACAATCAAATACAACCAGCGGAAATACTAAAACATTAAACCATAAATTAtccaacaataatccaataataaataaaccaataactaGTGATTAACCAATAAAACTAATGATGTCATAAAGCAAATAACCAGCATCCTACCATCATTCTAATAACAAACTCTACCAACCTAAAAAATCCATACATCAaacaatcgagccactagaacacCCTTCTTGGTGTTGATTGACACCCACACCAGCAATTGAGTTCACAGGTGTTACAagtctcccccaccaacatagatttatcctcgaatctcgaacaaccatcaagAAAGGACTCTTGTGCAACCGTATCTACAGCCTGCACTTCCAATGACCGATCTACGAAGGTTACCTTCAGACAATAGATTTACGTTATAGGCATCATTAGCTCTCAAGTTCTGGATTTTCCTTACTCAAAGGTCACATGGAAAGATCATATAGTGATTTGTAAGGATGGTAAACAATTAATTAAAGCCTCCTGAACATAGCAAACCGGCCATCAAATATGGGTGAGCCCAAGGGGCAGGAGTTGACGTGGGgcccactaagcaaggtggGCCCATGGCTTGGAAGTAGACATGGACTCACTAAACAACGTGACAGTCAGGGCGTTGCAAGTACTATCAGAGCCGAACTAAGACTAGTCTGGACTCGAGTACGCTCACACCATTGAGGATGAAgatcttggtgcgcaacgaggatgTTGCGGTctattagtgggggtgaattatGACACCCGAGTTTGCGgagaagtttaaaagaattgatttgaccacctatgtcaccaaattgcacttatctttttggtcaaaggtcctgagagaacccACAGTTAaacgtgcttatgctggagtagtttcaggatgggtgaccttctaggaagtgattgttggaactgtgcgagtgaggaaaaaacacaGGGAAATATTATGTgctgatttgtagggatggtaaacaaatcattaaagcctcccggacgtagcaaaccggccgtcggatgtTGGTGGGCCCATGGACAAGGAGTGGACATAGGGCCCACTAAGCAAGGTTGGCCCATGGGCTGGAAGTGGAAATAGGTCCACTATGCAAGGTGACGGTCGGGATGTTACAATCAGGCCTTAGTCCGCATATCATAAGGTAAAGGAAGTTCAATATTCGtgtctcgggttgccaccctagaGCGCACCCTCATATCTTCATCATAAGCTGatataccgatctcactctcaaaATACAAATTCTCGGAGGGTGAGTGTACTAGAAGAACTAAAGTTCCCCAAAGAGTCATTCAGGACAAACTGTCCTTAGAGCAAACAATTTATAATACGTATGAGTCATATCTTCTGTCCAAATCTCCCTCTCATGGCTCCCGTAAAACATCttaatgtcctaccaaccataTATTCCTTCactagaatacctcatgaccaccaCAAGGGTAAAAAAAATACCATAAGGGCTGCCACCAAGGCTAAACATATGCCCAAAAGAACCACCATCAAGGCCAACCAAATGTTCAAATGGACCGCTAACAAGGCTAAACAAATGTTCACCCGAACAGCTACCAAGGCCACACATCCCAAAGGACCGCCACTAAAGACCACACATCCTGAAAGACCGCTACTAAGGTCCAGACATTTCTAAGGACCACCAGTAAGGCCCACACATCCTAAAGGACCGTCAGTAAGGCCCACATGTCGGGaaggaccgccactaaggccagtATCCAGAAGGACCATTACAAAGACCACATAAAtttctcaaaagaccgccaacAAGGCCACATGATGACTCGAAAGTCCaccacaaaagccacacaaaTGTCACCAAGGCCACACACCCTCCAAAAATGGACACATTCTATATCCTCATTAAAAACATTCCATTTTTATAAACTTTCTATTTTAGAAGTCTTAATAGTATTTTCTTTCTCATGCTATCGCAAGTCAAATCTAAGAAAAAACTCATCTTAATAATCAATAAATGTCAGAAGCGTTACAACctcaaagaaaaatacataatgaaaATAAGATACACCCACAAAGCTAAAACAGCAGCTGGAACCCAATGACTTTGACACATCATCGCTTACATGtcaaattgatcaaaacatttagCGGTGGACTAATGTTGTTTGAGTCAATATAGGAATACAAGTAACGATTCGAAGTCTAGGtagtaaatttgaattatataatGCTTTAGGAAGAAAAACACACAGATCTGTTGTTTGGGTAGAAATTTACACTTTTGAAATCGTACGGGTTGAAATTTAACCTTTTCCCAACCCATGATAGACAAGCTCAAGCTTCggcctgcttctcgaaccacttcttgaaccttgtgTTCATCTTCACCTCTGGATCCAAAGTCTGTTCttcaacaccatcacaatcccTCAGAACTCTCATCAAAGAAATCTTCTTCTGCTGAatttccttgatcctcctctcgggAACCCTCATTGGTCTTGCTTCCATAGTCATGTTGGACTGAAGATTTGCAGGAGTCTTAGCCAACAACTCATCATCCTTGTGAAACACTTTCTCAGCATAGACACAATGAAAACCTTGTGAAATGCATGCATAACATCGACGCATGCAACCGGTCCCACctgctcaaccactctgaacagacccatgtacctcagactcaacttagtctttGATAGTGActtgttcggaccctgcaacatggccatcttgaggcaCACTCTGTCATCAACCTGAAACTCGAGATCCTTCCTCCTATTAGcgacataactcctctgccgattcTGAGCTTCCTTTAAGTTCATTTTTAGAGCCCAAATCTTCTCTTAGATATCATGAACAAAATCCGCACCATTTAGGCTCATCTCCACGACCTACGTCTAGTATAACAGTGTACAACATGACCTCCCATACAAGGCCTCATAAGGAGTAATCCCAATATTCGTATGATCGTTGTTATTGTAagaaaactctaccaagctcataAGATCTGCCCAGTGTCCACCCCAATCAAGCATACACATCTTTAGCACTgtgacccaactagctacatcatTCTTCATCCCAATCGAGTGATACTACCATTTGATGTACATCTTAGTCACTCTTGGATGAATAAAAAGCATGCTTGAATGAGTCTCTTTCAGAATCTTCCACCTCAACTCCTCATTCTTGGTACTGTCGGCGGTGACTTGATACTGTAAGCCAACATCCTTGGAGACTTTCCCCACCCCCTCATCCTTCTCCTAAGCCAAAACTCTACTCAGAAAGTCTGCTCGATCAGCTACCTCCAACCCCAAAGGCTCCTGTAAAATAGAACACAATCTCAATTCACTAATCTCACACCACATACTTCATATCATGCTCCTGGGCCGAAGCCTCCCGCTTCTGACTCAGagaattttcaacaaaattagcTTTACCAGGGTGGTAAGCTATATCCAGATCATTATCTACAACCAACTCCATCCTTA
The Camelina sativa cultivar DH55 chromosome 15, Cs, whole genome shotgun sequence DNA segment above includes these coding regions:
- the LOC109129133 gene encoding uncharacterized protein LOC109129133 translates to MNLKEAQNRQRSYVANRRKDLEFQVDDRVCLKMAMLQGGTGCMRRCYACISQGFHCVYAEKVFHKDDELLAKTPANLQSNMTMEARPMRVPERRIKEIQQKKISLMRVLRDCDGVEEQTLDPEVKMNTRFKKWFEKQAEA